In the Hyphomonadaceae bacterium BL14 genome, one interval contains:
- a CDS encoding M14 family metallopeptidase has protein sequence MLRLLATGIAVRLTALVSSALAASLALVLTPASAQDYEPKPVEALLNQDITYDPGTPRPEQVTGFALGDIIWTPAMHNEYARAVAASSDRMTIETVGRSTFGRPIQRVIITSPQNHARLDDIRQTQLGLMRAGAAAAPDDHPAIIQTTFGVHGSEPSSYDSAALLLYHFAAGRGEAIDRMLDETVIILVIMVNPDGADRFANWTNMHRARTPVADPQSREHYHEWPWGRTNHYWFDLNRQWLPVMQPEARLLVRVTHEWLPNIAADMHEMGSNTTYFFSPGPLDGLHPLLSQDALQLNLTMNRFLRDQLDGEGQLYVSEELFDDFYLGYGSSYPGLIGSVPYLFEQSSTRGILMDTDFGVQRYDDKVGQQARALLALYRAAQHHRADLHAHMRQFFNESRRRAAADPVSAWVFTSHDRARMADFFDVLDTHQIEVRELAQTLRQNGRVYRPGEAFIIPVRQDQYRIVQGLFESQIVDDKTEFYDVSGWTQPLAWGLEYSAVRTGLFAPTLTGERITRIERAAPEPARARIAYVMSWDSYYAPRALYRLQAAGVRAQMVPDPITVVTDDGEVEMARGAIVVPVSRQPVDADALHALMARAAREDSVTIHAARTSHTTRGSDLGGFALSALTQPSILLVTGRGVNVNDAGELWHLMDAEMHMAVSQIDVTELSRADLSQYNRIIMPHGSYGALPDTMTARLDSWVRAGGVLIATRGGARWVMDRELSSARFAERGSGDGSTPEPRAYEDMSVWDTEEDIAGAIFGAEVDLSHPLGFGLGEPGLALQRIGEDAFAAGDNPFALPLRYAGPDPLLAGYASQANRDALAGLGAVHAERRGSGAVILFADNPAFRAYFRGSSRVFMNAVQFGDSFRNPSRRGE, from the coding sequence ATGCTGCGCCTGCTCGCCACCGGTATCGCCGTGCGTCTCACCGCCCTTGTGTCTTCCGCGCTCGCCGCCAGCCTTGCGCTGGTCCTTACGCCGGCGTCCGCCCAGGACTATGAGCCCAAGCCTGTCGAGGCGCTGCTCAATCAGGACATCACCTATGATCCCGGCACGCCGCGCCCGGAACAGGTCACCGGCTTTGCGCTCGGCGACATCATCTGGACGCCGGCGATGCATAACGAATATGCGCGCGCTGTCGCTGCCTCGTCGGACCGCATGACCATCGAGACGGTGGGACGCAGCACGTTCGGCCGTCCGATCCAGCGGGTGATCATCACCTCCCCGCAGAATCACGCGCGGCTGGACGACATCCGCCAGACCCAGCTGGGCCTGATGCGTGCGGGCGCAGCCGCCGCTCCGGACGATCATCCCGCGATCATCCAGACCACGTTCGGCGTGCACGGTTCAGAACCGTCGAGCTATGATTCCGCAGCCCTGCTGCTCTATCACTTCGCGGCTGGCCGGGGCGAGGCGATCGACCGGATGCTCGATGAAACCGTGATCATCCTGGTAATCATGGTCAATCCCGACGGCGCGGACCGTTTTGCCAACTGGACCAATATGCACCGCGCCCGCACGCCCGTCGCCGATCCGCAGAGCCGCGAGCATTATCACGAATGGCCCTGGGGCCGGACCAATCACTACTGGTTCGACCTGAACCGGCAATGGCTGCCGGTCATGCAGCCCGAAGCGCGGCTTCTGGTGCGCGTGACCCATGAATGGCTGCCCAATATTGCTGCCGACATGCACGAGATGGGATCGAACACGACCTATTTCTTCTCGCCCGGCCCGCTGGACGGCCTGCACCCGCTGCTCAGCCAGGATGCGCTTCAGCTCAATCTCACCATGAACCGCTTTCTGCGCGACCAGCTGGACGGCGAAGGCCAGCTGTATGTCAGCGAGGAATTGTTCGACGATTTCTATCTCGGTTACGGATCGAGCTATCCCGGCCTGATCGGCTCTGTGCCCTACCTGTTCGAACAGAGTTCCACGCGCGGCATCCTCATGGACACCGATTTCGGCGTGCAGCGCTATGACGACAAGGTCGGCCAGCAGGCGCGCGCCCTGCTCGCCCTCTACCGCGCCGCCCAGCACCACCGCGCCGACCTGCATGCCCATATGCGCCAGTTCTTCAATGAAAGCCGGCGCCGGGCCGCGGCGGATCCCGTCAGCGCCTGGGTGTTCACCTCCCATGACCGGGCGCGCATGGCCGATTTCTTCGATGTGCTCGACACGCACCAGATCGAAGTGCGCGAACTGGCCCAGACCCTGCGCCAGAACGGGCGCGTCTACCGCCCGGGCGAGGCCTTCATCATTCCGGTGCGCCAGGATCAGTACCGCATCGTCCAGGGCCTGTTTGAATCCCAGATCGTCGACGACAAGACCGAGTTTTATGACGTGTCCGGCTGGACCCAGCCGCTGGCCTGGGGGCTGGAATATTCCGCCGTGCGCACCGGCCTGTTTGCGCCCACTCTCACCGGCGAGCGGATCACGCGCATCGAGCGCGCCGCGCCCGAGCCTGCCCGCGCCCGCATTGCCTATGTGATGAGCTGGGACAGCTATTACGCCCCGCGCGCGCTCTACCGCCTGCAGGCCGCGGGGGTGCGCGCCCAGATGGTCCCCGATCCGATCACGGTGGTCACCGATGATGGCGAGGTCGAAATGGCCCGCGGCGCCATCGTGGTGCCGGTCTCGCGCCAGCCGGTTGATGCCGACGCCCTTCACGCGCTGATGGCGCGCGCCGCACGCGAGGATTCCGTCACCATCCACGCCGCGCGTACATCGCACACGACGCGCGGGTCGGATCTGGGCGGGTTTGCCCTGTCGGCGCTGACACAGCCCTCCATCCTCCTGGTGACCGGACGCGGCGTGAACGTGAATGACGCGGGCGAGCTGTGGCATCTGATGGACGCCGAAATGCACATGGCGGTCTCGCAGATCGACGTCACCGAGCTCTCGCGCGCCGATCTCAGCCAGTATAACCGCATTATCATGCCGCACGGCAGCTATGGTGCCCTGCCCGACACGATGACGGCCCGGCTGGACAGCTGGGTGCGCGCGGGCGGCGTGCTGATCGCGACACGCGGCGGCGCGCGCTGGGTGATGGACCGGGAGCTGTCCTCGGCCCGCTTCGCCGAGCGCGGCAGCGGCGACGGGAGCACCCCGGAGCCGCGCGCCTATGAGGATATGAGCGTCTGGGACACCGAAGAAGACATCGCCGGCGCAATCTTCGGTGCCGAGGTGGATCTGAGCCATCCGCTGGGCTTCGGCCTGGGCGAGCCGGGCCTGGCGCTCCAGCGCATCGGCGAGGACGCGTTCGCAGCAGGCGACAACCCGTTCGCCCTGCCCCTGCGCTATGCCGGGCCGGACCCGCTGCTCGCCGGATACGCGTCACAGGCCAATCGCGATGCGCTTGCCGGACTGGGCGCGGTGCATGCCGAGCGGCGCGGATCGGGCGCGGTGATCCTGTTCGCTGACAACCCGGCCTTCCGGGCCTATTTCCGGGGCAGTTCGCGGGTGTTCATGAACGCGGTCCAGTTCGGTGACAGCTTCCGCAATCCGAGCCGCCGGGGGGAGTAA
- a CDS encoding DEAD/DEAH box helicase — protein MTFEELGLSPKLLSAIADAGYTSPTPIQAGAIPFALQGRDVLGIAQTGTGKTASFTLPLIERLSRGRARARMPRSLILCPTRELADQVAENVKTYAKNHKLTMALLIGGVAFGPQKDILDRGADIVIATPGRMLDHVERGGLLLMGVEILVIDEADRMLDMGFIPDIERIVALLPGRRQTLFFSATMPNEIQRLVASFLNNPERVEVSRPAHAADTIKQYVVRVADDQPKTKREALRAAINRDGVKNGIIFCNRKRDVDTVARSLQRHGFSAAPIHGDLDQSLRTKTLAQFKSGELRLLVASDVAARGLDIPAVSHVFNMDIPRNADDYVHRIGRTGRAGLLGESITIVTPADRKALAAVTKLVGSEPETLMLDGSDAPVRDAAPAQPVADAPTRAPAEDTTAERPAAQADQPEGDGRPAPSSRRRRGGRRSGGGRDRSGGERTGHDRPEGERDADARPSAAPRPGTERPAAAPQTVRPDSAPRAPRADHSTRDGDDAPIGFGDHVPDFLLRKGL, from the coding sequence ATGACCTTCGAAGAACTCGGGCTGAGCCCCAAGCTGTTGTCGGCTATCGCCGATGCCGGATATACCTCGCCGACCCCGATCCAGGCCGGCGCCATTCCCTTTGCCCTGCAAGGCCGGGACGTGCTGGGCATCGCCCAGACCGGCACGGGCAAGACCGCCTCTTTCACCCTGCCCCTGATCGAGCGCCTGTCGCGCGGCCGCGCCCGCGCACGCATGCCGCGCTCGCTGATCCTGTGTCCGACGCGCGAGCTGGCCGACCAGGTGGCCGAGAACGTCAAGACCTACGCCAAGAACCACAAGCTCACCATGGCGCTGCTGATCGGCGGCGTCGCCTTCGGCCCGCAAAAGGACATTCTCGACCGGGGTGCCGACATCGTGATCGCCACGCCGGGCCGGATGCTGGACCATGTGGAGCGCGGCGGCCTGCTTCTGATGGGCGTGGAAATCCTCGTGATCGACGAGGCCGACCGCATGCTCGATATGGGATTCATCCCGGATATCGAACGCATCGTCGCCCTTTTGCCCGGCCGGCGCCAGACCCTGTTCTTCTCGGCGACCATGCCCAACGAGATCCAGCGCCTCGTCGCCTCGTTCCTGAACAATCCCGAGCGGGTTGAAGTGTCCCGCCCGGCCCATGCCGCCGATACCATCAAGCAGTACGTGGTGCGCGTGGCCGATGATCAGCCCAAGACCAAGCGCGAAGCCTTGCGCGCAGCGATCAATCGCGACGGCGTGAAGAACGGCATCATCTTCTGCAATCGCAAGCGGGACGTGGACACGGTGGCCCGCTCGCTCCAGCGTCACGGCTTCTCGGCCGCGCCCATCCACGGCGATCTCGACCAGTCGCTGCGCACCAAGACCCTGGCCCAGTTCAAGTCCGGCGAGCTGCGCCTGCTGGTCGCGTCCGACGTGGCCGCGCGCGGTCTCGACATTCCGGCGGTGAGCCATGTGTTCAACATGGATATCCCGCGCAACGCCGATGACTATGTCCACCGGATCGGGCGCACGGGCCGCGCGGGTCTGCTGGGCGAATCCATCACCATCGTGACGCCCGCCGACCGCAAGGCGCTGGCCGCCGTGACCAAGCTGGTCGGCAGCGAGCCTGAAACGCTGATGCTGGATGGCTCGGATGCGCCGGTGCGCGACGCCGCGCCCGCTCAGCCTGTCGCAGACGCCCCCACCCGCGCGCCAGCTGAAGACACGACGGCAGAGCGCCCCGCAGCCCAGGCTGACCAGCCCGAAGGCGATGGCCGCCCCGCCCCCTCCTCGCGCCGCCGCCGCGGGGGGCGCCGCTCAGGTGGCGGCCGCGACCGCTCTGGCGGCGAGCGGACCGGGCATGACCGGCCAGAGGGCGAGCGCGACGCCGATGCGCGGCCTTCTGCGGCACCCCGCCCCGGCACCGAACGCCCCGCCGCGGCACCGCAAACCGTACGGCCCGACAGCGCACCGCGCGCGCCGCGTGCGGATCACAGCACCCGCGATGGCGACGATGCGCCGATCGGGTTTGGCGATCACGTGCCAGACTTTCTGTTGCGCAAAGGCCTCTGA
- a CDS encoding DUF59 domain-containing protein produces MDTGASAPRDIIDLNAPAAAAGPGADAPAQARTSAAESDLPPEEIARITEDVIAALKSVHDPEIPSDIYELGLIYQVDLEAEGVLKVEMTLTAPGCPVAGEMPGWVKDACERVDGVSRADVSLTFDPAWTPARMSDEARLTLNML; encoded by the coding sequence ATGGACACCGGTGCTTCGGCCCCTCGCGATATCATCGATCTCAATGCCCCGGCGGCTGCGGCCGGGCCGGGTGCCGATGCGCCTGCCCAGGCGCGCACCAGCGCGGCGGAGTCCGATCTGCCGCCTGAAGAGATCGCGCGCATCACCGAGGATGTGATCGCCGCGCTCAAATCGGTGCACGATCCGGAGATTCCGTCCGACATTTACGAGCTGGGCCTGATCTATCAGGTCGACCTGGAGGCCGAAGGCGTGCTGAAGGTCGAGATGACCCTGACCGCGCCGGGCTGTCCTGTCGCGGGCGAAATGCCCGGCTGGGTAAAGGATGCGTGCGAGCGCGTGGACGGTGTGTCGCGCGCCGATGTCAGCCTGACCTTCGATCCGGCCTGGACACCGGCGCGGATGTCCGATGAAGCGCGCCTGACACTGAACATGCTGTGA
- the sufC gene encoding Fe-S cluster assembly ATPase SufC, whose translation MLEIKNLHARVNPDEGEALAILKGVDLTVPAGEVHAIMGPNGCGKSTLSYVLAGHDGYEITDGAMVFEGADIGALAPEERAAKGLFLSFQYPVEIPGVPTLTFLKEAANAQRRARGEAEVSAPEFLKLARENAAKLDISNEMLKRPVNVGFSGGEKKRMEIFQALMLAPKFLILDETDSGLDIDALKVVAEGVNALRSPERGMLVITHYQRLLDYLKPDVVHVMAAGRIVETGGPELALTLESEGYEKYAGAAA comes from the coding sequence ATGCTTGAAATCAAAAACCTCCATGCGCGCGTGAACCCGGACGAGGGTGAGGCGCTGGCCATTCTCAAGGGCGTGGACCTGACGGTGCCTGCGGGCGAGGTGCACGCCATCATGGGGCCGAACGGGTGCGGGAAATCGACCCTGTCCTATGTGCTGGCCGGCCATGACGGCTATGAGATCACCGACGGCGCCATGGTCTTCGAAGGCGCGGATATCGGCGCGCTGGCGCCCGAAGAACGCGCGGCCAAGGGCCTGTTCCTGTCGTTTCAATACCCGGTGGAAATCCCCGGCGTGCCGACGCTGACCTTCCTCAAGGAAGCTGCCAACGCCCAGCGCCGGGCGCGCGGCGAGGCGGAGGTGAGTGCGCCGGAATTCCTCAAGCTGGCGCGTGAAAACGCCGCAAAGCTGGATATTTCCAACGAAATGCTCAAGCGGCCCGTGAATGTCGGATTTTCCGGTGGCGAGAAAAAGCGCATGGAGATTTTCCAGGCGCTGATGCTGGCACCCAAATTCCTGATCCTGGACGAGACGGACTCCGGCCTCGATATCGATGCGCTCAAAGTGGTGGCTGAGGGCGTGAATGCCCTGCGCAGCCCGGAGCGCGGCATGCTGGTGATCACGCACTACCAGCGCCTGCTCGATTACCTCAAACCCGACGTGGTCCATGTGATGGCCGCCGGCCGCATCGTCGAGACGGGCGGGCCGGAGCTCGCCCTGACGCTGGAGTCGGAAGGCTATGAGAAATACGCCGGAGCGGCCGCCTGA
- a CDS encoding cysteine desulfurase gives MTAAACLETMFDPHAVRAQFPILTRQVNGKPLVYLDNAASAQKPEAVIEAVADVWRHSYANVHRGLHTLANEATEAFEAARSKTARFLGAARAQEIVFTKGATEAINLVAASIGETLVEGDEIILSQMEHHSNIVPWHFLRERKGVVIKWVPVTEDGALDMDAYEALFTPRTRFVSLVHMSNVLGSVNPARRLTDIAHAHGVPILFDGTQAAVHLTLDVRETGCDFYVFTGHKLYGPNGVGVLYAAGDWLDRMAPWQGGGEMIAEVSETGVVYADPPHKFEAGTPVIAEVIGLGAAIDWVQALDRAGVMAHERALLDRVEAGLSDIKGLRLFGRTQDKGAIASFTIEGAHPHDLAQIMDKYGVAVRAGHHCAHPLMQRYGVTGTVRASFAAYNTVEDADAFLEALRKSITFLI, from the coding sequence ATGACGGCGGCCGCATGCCTTGAAACAATGTTCGACCCCCATGCGGTGCGCGCGCAATTTCCGATCCTGACGCGTCAGGTGAATGGCAAGCCGCTGGTCTATCTCGACAATGCGGCCTCGGCCCAGAAGCCCGAAGCGGTGATCGAGGCGGTGGCCGATGTCTGGCGTCACTCCTACGCCAATGTGCATCGCGGCCTGCATACGCTGGCCAATGAGGCGACCGAAGCCTTCGAGGCGGCGCGCAGCAAGACGGCGCGCTTCCTGGGCGCCGCGCGGGCGCAGGAGATCGTGTTCACCAAGGGCGCGACCGAAGCCATCAATCTGGTGGCGGCCTCCATCGGCGAGACGCTGGTCGAGGGTGATGAAATCATCCTGTCCCAGATGGAGCATCACTCCAACATCGTGCCCTGGCACTTCCTGCGCGAGCGCAAGGGCGTGGTGATCAAATGGGTGCCGGTGACCGAAGACGGTGCGCTGGACATGGACGCCTATGAGGCGCTGTTCACCCCGCGCACGCGCTTTGTCAGCCTGGTGCACATGTCCAACGTGCTGGGCAGTGTGAACCCGGCCCGGCGCCTGACGGACATCGCCCATGCCCATGGCGTTCCGATCCTGTTTGACGGTACCCAGGCCGCCGTCCACCTGACGCTGGATGTGCGCGAGACCGGGTGTGATTTCTATGTCTTCACCGGCCACAAGCTGTACGGCCCCAACGGCGTCGGTGTGCTCTATGCGGCCGGCGACTGGCTGGACCGGATGGCACCGTGGCAGGGCGGCGGCGAGATGATCGCCGAAGTCAGCGAAACCGGCGTGGTCTATGCCGATCCGCCGCACAAGTTCGAAGCGGGCACGCCGGTGATCGCCGAGGTCATCGGGCTGGGCGCGGCGATTGACTGGGTGCAGGCGCTGGACCGGGCCGGGGTGATGGCGCACGAGCGCGCTTTGCTGGACCGGGTCGAGGCGGGCCTGAGCGATATCAAGGGCCTGCGCCTGTTCGGGCGCACCCAGGACAAGGGTGCCATCGCCTCCTTCACCATAGAGGGTGCGCATCCCCATGATTTGGCGCAGATCATGGACAAGTATGGCGTGGCGGTGCGGGCGGGCCATCACTGCGCCCATCCGCTGATGCAGCGCTATGGCGTCACGGGCACGGTGCGCGCCAGTTTTGCTGCATACAACACGGTAGAAGACGCTGACGCCTTCCTCGAGGCGTTGCGCAAGTCGATCACATTCCTCATCTAG
- a CDS encoding GGDEF domain-containing protein, whose product MSGRLQTSEGIEIARKALDLMAEKSVAPTPQNYALFTHYAADWNGELCAEMRGALDAGGPLEAAFLDELYDRHFTFKRIQDAVLEVGGAMSRELGAVVKSLEAAERDTAAYGQVLAGATGELDSATDAASMKRMIEGLVSATARMQRRSRDLEKRLLETHQEVSLLKTNLEKVREESMTDALTGVANRKRFDEFMRAARREADQKSTPMSLIMCDIDHFKRFNDTWGHQTGDQIIRFVAACLARFSKDYHVVARYGGEEFAIVMPRTGMSEARDLAEKVRATVESKRLLRKSTSEDLGNITISLGVSQYRQGESIEALIERCDTNLYKSKETGRNRWTADGNASSQGAVAA is encoded by the coding sequence GTGAGCGGCAGGCTACAAACATCCGAAGGCATCGAGATCGCGCGTAAAGCGCTTGATCTCATGGCGGAAAAGAGCGTCGCGCCGACGCCTCAGAATTACGCCCTCTTCACCCATTACGCCGCTGATTGGAACGGCGAGCTGTGCGCCGAGATGCGCGGCGCCCTCGATGCCGGCGGGCCGCTGGAAGCGGCTTTTCTGGATGAGCTCTATGATCGCCATTTCACTTTCAAGCGCATCCAGGACGCCGTGCTTGAAGTCGGTGGCGCGATGAGCCGCGAACTGGGCGCGGTCGTGAAATCGCTGGAAGCGGCCGAGCGCGACACCGCCGCCTATGGCCAGGTTCTGGCCGGAGCCACGGGCGAACTGGACTCTGCAACCGACGCCGCCTCCATGAAGCGCATGATCGAAGGCCTGGTCTCGGCCACCGCCCGCATGCAGCGCCGTTCGCGCGATCTGGAAAAGCGCCTGCTGGAGACCCATCAGGAGGTCAGCCTCCTCAAGACCAATCTTGAAAAAGTGCGCGAGGAATCCATGACCGACGCCCTGACCGGCGTCGCCAACCGCAAGCGCTTTGACGAATTCATGCGCGCCGCCCGGCGCGAGGCCGACCAGAAGAGCACACCCATGTCGCTGATCATGTGCGACATCGACCATTTCAAGCGCTTCAACGACACTTGGGGCCATCAGACCGGCGACCAGATTATCCGCTTCGTGGCGGCGTGCCTGGCACGCTTCTCCAAGGATTATCACGTGGTGGCGCGCTACGGCGGCGAGGAATTTGCCATCGTCATGCCGCGCACTGGCATGAGCGAGGCGCGCGACCTGGCCGAGAAAGTCCGCGCCACGGTGGAGAGCAAGCGCCTCCTGCGCAAATCCACCAGTGAGGATCTGGGCAATATCACCATCTCGCTGGGCGTGTCGCAGTATCGCCAGGGCGAATCCATCGAGGCCCTGATCGAGCGCTGTGACACCAATCTCTACAAGTCCAAAGAGACCGGCCGCAATCGCTGGACCGCCGATGGCAACGCCTCGTCCCAGGGCGCTGTAGCGGCCTGA
- a CDS encoding SufD family Fe-S cluster assembly protein, whose translation MTIAVKLSAFEQALAAQLPAGDLRAELEARGLPHRRVEDWKWSDLRTALARLPADSGELILDASRAPDARRPLIDAPDQIMARLAAALGGQAQVYDLQNGETLTLDASVASGAGHGAIVVRARDGVHAVVRERYCAAPGATLNLYIHYAVSPRAHLTRIIEQDASPDAVIVVTTTMDLSQRAHAAQTSLGFGAKLARLETDISHAGQGASLEMNGAYLLGEGMHLDQTGIVRHTGPGGTTRELFKGAAARGGRGVFQGKIHVERAAQKTDAKMNHRGLLLDGRSEIDAKPELEIYADDVVCAHGNALGAMDAAALFYMRQRGLSEPRARALLTQSFLAEPLERLADEAMRASLLAKLQTALEALS comes from the coding sequence ATGACCATTGCCGTCAAACTCTCCGCCTTTGAACAGGCTCTGGCCGCGCAGCTGCCGGCGGGCGATCTGCGCGCCGAGCTTGAGGCGCGCGGCCTGCCGCACCGTCGCGTGGAAGACTGGAAATGGAGTGATCTGCGCACGGCGCTGGCGCGCCTGCCGGCGGATTCAGGCGAGTTGATCCTGGATGCCTCGCGCGCGCCTGATGCGCGCCGGCCCCTGATCGATGCGCCCGACCAGATCATGGCGCGCCTGGCCGCCGCGCTGGGCGGTCAGGCGCAGGTGTATGATCTGCAAAATGGCGAAACACTGACCCTCGACGCCTCAGTAGCGTCAGGCGCCGGACATGGCGCCATCGTGGTGCGCGCGCGCGACGGCGTGCACGCGGTCGTGCGCGAGCGCTATTGTGCGGCACCGGGCGCCACGCTCAATCTCTACATTCACTATGCCGTCTCGCCGCGCGCGCATCTCACGCGCATCATCGAGCAGGACGCCTCTCCCGACGCGGTGATCGTGGTCACCACGACGATGGATCTGTCCCAGCGCGCCCACGCCGCCCAGACTTCGCTGGGCTTCGGCGCGAAACTCGCCCGGCTCGAAACAGACATCAGCCATGCCGGCCAGGGCGCGTCGCTGGAGATGAATGGCGCGTATCTGCTGGGCGAGGGGATGCATCTCGACCAGACCGGGATCGTGCGCCACACCGGACCGGGCGGGACCACGCGCGAACTGTTCAAGGGCGCGGCGGCGCGCGGCGGACGCGGCGTGTTCCAGGGCAAAATCCATGTGGAGCGCGCGGCCCAGAAGACCGACGCGAAGATGAACCATCGCGGGCTCCTGCTCGACGGTCGCAGCGAAATCGACGCCAAGCCGGAGCTGGAGATTTACGCCGACGACGTGGTGTGTGCCCACGGCAATGCGCTGGGTGCCATGGACGCCGCGGCGCTGTTTTACATGCGCCAGCGGGGGCTGTCCGAGCCGCGCGCCCGCGCGCTCCTGACCCAGAGCTTCCTGGCCGAGCCGCTGGAGCGGCTGGCGGACGAGGCGATGCGCGCGTCGCTGCTGGCGAAACTGCAAACGGCGCTGGAGGCCCTGTCATGA
- a CDS encoding glutathione S-transferase — protein sequence MKLYVSPTSPYARKCRALIIEKSLESRIEIVSCTPLDDPEDLLAANPLGKVPVLERDRAPALMDSPLICEYIDSLTEENWIPARGASRFSVLRQQALADGLVDLIMGRRIEMGREAALQYPFWAARWERAIARTLTTLNDERAQFERSVDLGALSVAAALGYMDLRYAEYRWRDRHPELAEFCARWDARDSFIQTVPPAGA from the coding sequence GTGAAGCTCTATGTCTCGCCGACGTCTCCATATGCGCGCAAATGCCGGGCTCTGATCATCGAGAAGAGCCTGGAAAGCCGGATTGAGATCGTATCGTGCACTCCGCTGGACGACCCGGAAGACCTGCTGGCGGCCAATCCGCTGGGCAAGGTGCCGGTGCTGGAGCGTGACCGCGCCCCGGCGCTGATGGATTCTCCGCTGATCTGCGAGTACATCGACAGCCTGACCGAGGAGAACTGGATCCCGGCGCGTGGTGCCAGCCGGTTTTCCGTGCTGCGCCAGCAGGCGCTGGCCGACGGGCTGGTGGATCTGATCATGGGCCGGCGCATCGAAATGGGCCGCGAGGCTGCCCTCCAATACCCGTTCTGGGCCGCGCGCTGGGAGCGCGCCATCGCCCGCACCCTGACCACGCTCAATGACGAGCGCGCCCAGTTCGAGCGGTCGGTGGATCTCGGCGCGCTCTCGGTGGCCGCGGCGCTGGGCTATATGGATTTGCGCTATGCCGAGTATCGCTGGCGCGACCGTCATCCCGAGCTTGCCGAGTTCTGCGCGCGCTGGGATGCCCGGGACAGCTTCATCCAGACCGTGCCGCCTGCAGGCGCCTAG
- a CDS encoding iron-sulfur cluster assembly accessory protein, which yields MTRPRPKAVTLSDAAAERVKTLMAREGKGYLRVGVKNGGCAGMEYVMDYVTEPAALDERVEDKGVEIVVDASSLLFLLGCQLDYEITPLHAKFVFRNPNQTDACGCGESVTLTAASAAG from the coding sequence ATGACCCGCCCCCGCCCCAAAGCCGTGACCCTGAGCGATGCTGCTGCCGAGCGCGTCAAGACGCTGATGGCGCGCGAGGGCAAGGGGTATTTGCGCGTCGGCGTGAAAAACGGCGGCTGCGCGGGCATGGAATACGTCATGGACTATGTCACCGAGCCCGCCGCGCTGGACGAGCGGGTGGAAGACAAGGGCGTGGAGATTGTCGTGGACGCCAGCTCGCTGCTCTTCCTTCTGGGCTGCCAGCTCGATTACGAGATCACGCCGCTGCACGCCAAATTCGTATTCCGCAATCCCAATCAGACCGATGCCTGCGGCTGCGGCGAAAGCGTGACCCTGACCGCGGCGAGCGCAGCCGGCTGA